A window of the Arenibacter algicola genome harbors these coding sequences:
- a CDS encoding sensor histidine kinase yields MKNSDMIILLCNTRGVVEKVLEDSLGFFNRLTVPIDLNILVLPEVLTDYKDFWNKILNNYEENGTDLFFSANDNIMMFKASGYLKEDMILLYGHGEWSSDMPILNHLLPLTDKDQPIRKLGNKSKIQRGNNIYKEWNTELSLNEFTSLNNELVNKQRELMVINTKIESMNKRLQLANNNMKMFTYSVAHDLKEPLRMVNSFLSFYNDEYGRNLNGKPREYLDYVIDGAKRLDRMLTELMDYHKAVTYATNERVDLNEILTEVKEILKKEIEDKNAQITSEKLPIIFGSVAGCRQIFQNLIANALKFVPQGREPIVNIIYKEDKENYKFWIKDNGIGIPRREFKNIFTIFKRVGNTEEYEGSGMGLAIVKTIISNMGGEIQVESEEGKGSVFHFTIKKEAVN; encoded by the coding sequence ATGAAAAATTCGGATATGATTATCTTACTGTGCAATACCCGAGGTGTTGTTGAAAAAGTTTTGGAAGACTCTTTGGGTTTTTTTAATCGATTAACGGTACCTATAGACCTAAATATTCTTGTTTTACCAGAAGTATTAACGGATTATAAAGATTTTTGGAATAAAATTCTTAATAACTACGAAGAAAACGGCACTGATTTATTTTTCAGTGCAAATGATAATATAATGATGTTTAAAGCTTCTGGTTATCTGAAAGAAGATATGATTCTACTTTATGGTCACGGGGAATGGTCTTCAGACATGCCTATATTAAATCATCTATTACCATTAACGGATAAAGATCAACCGATAAGGAAATTGGGCAACAAATCAAAAATTCAAAGAGGAAATAATATTTACAAGGAATGGAATACCGAATTATCCTTGAATGAGTTTACATCTTTAAATAATGAACTGGTTAACAAACAACGTGAGCTAATGGTCATAAATACCAAAATTGAGTCAATGAATAAAAGACTTCAGCTCGCTAATAATAATATGAAAATGTTTACTTACTCTGTTGCCCATGATTTAAAGGAGCCATTGCGTATGGTAAATTCTTTTCTCTCATTCTATAATGATGAATATGGTAGGAATCTTAATGGAAAGCCCAGGGAGTACTTGGATTACGTTATAGACGGTGCCAAGCGATTGGATAGGATGCTGACAGAATTAATGGATTACCACAAAGCCGTTACTTACGCAACAAACGAAAGGGTAGATCTGAATGAAATACTGACGGAGGTCAAAGAAATTTTAAAAAAAGAAATAGAAGATAAAAATGCTCAAATCACTTCGGAAAAACTGCCTATAATTTTTGGTTCTGTTGCGGGTTGTAGACAAATATTTCAAAACCTTATTGCGAACGCTCTAAAATTTGTTCCTCAGGGTCGAGAACCTATTGTTAATATTATATATAAAGAGGATAAAGAAAATTACAAGTTTTGGATAAAGGATAATGGAATAGGCATCCCTCGACGCGAATTCAAGAACATCTTTACTATATTTAAACGCGTTGGAAATACGGAGGAATATGAAGGATCAGGAATGGGGCTTGCCATTGTTAAAACTATAATTTCAAATATGGGCGGAGAAATACAAGTGGAATCAGAAGAAGGAAAGGGAAGTGTATTTCACTTTACGATTAAAAAGGAAGCTGTAAATTAA
- a CDS encoding cobalamin B12-binding domain-containing protein — MSIIEMHSLSEKSNTLAQFVVSLHFIHDTKFLQLDATGGKQKCNDECLFHINYLIEAINMNHPDIYINYIRWSLPMLKSRNISETLIHTNLDFVQRAFKEIVGGELSNLAESYIVLAKEKLGVNPQRRETYITNNNPFKKEVNIYLRFLLEGKRHEAIFFIHELIRRNVRIKDIYLHIFKVSQYEVGRLWLYNKITIVQEYYCTASTQSIISGLYQYIFASKRTGKTMVACTVSGELHEMGIRMVADFFEMEGWNTKYIGSNSSDREVQEVLINSKADLLAISCTLSCNVSKIETLIKQIRGDSSLAQLKIVVGGYTFLSNPGLWKKVSADAFLENATDALSWAN; from the coding sequence ATGTCTATCATAGAAATGCATTCATTATCTGAAAAGTCCAATACATTGGCCCAATTTGTTGTGAGTTTACATTTTATACATGACACTAAATTTTTACAACTTGATGCGACTGGTGGCAAGCAAAAATGTAATGACGAATGTCTTTTTCACATAAACTACCTAATCGAAGCTATAAATATGAACCATCCTGATATATACATAAACTATATACGTTGGTCATTGCCAATGCTGAAGTCAAGAAATATTTCGGAAACCTTAATACATACCAATCTCGATTTTGTTCAACGAGCTTTTAAAGAGATTGTGGGAGGTGAATTATCAAATTTGGCCGAGTCGTATATTGTTTTAGCTAAAGAAAAACTAGGTGTAAATCCGCAAAGGCGGGAAACCTACATCACAAACAATAACCCTTTTAAAAAAGAGGTTAATATTTATCTCCGTTTTTTGCTTGAAGGAAAAAGACATGAGGCAATTTTCTTTATTCATGAATTAATTAGAAGAAATGTACGCATAAAGGATATATATCTGCACATTTTTAAGGTTTCCCAGTATGAAGTGGGCAGGTTATGGCTGTACAACAAAATAACTATTGTACAGGAGTATTATTGTACGGCTTCTACCCAATCAATCATTTCGGGTTTATATCAATATATTTTTGCGTCGAAGCGAACGGGGAAAACAATGGTTGCTTGTACAGTTTCTGGAGAATTACACGAAATGGGGATAAGAATGGTTGCCGACTTTTTTGAAATGGAAGGTTGGAATACTAAATACATTGGATCCAATAGTTCTGATCGAGAAGTACAAGAAGTTTTAATTAATTCCAAGGCGGATTTGTTAGCAATATCTTGTACACTTTCCTGCAATGTTAGCAAGATTGAAACTCTAATAAAACAGATACGCGGGGATAGTAGTTTGGCCCAATTAAAGATTGTGGTAGGTGGATATACATTTCTATCCAATCCAGGCTTATGGAAAAAGGTATCAGCGGATGCATTTTTAGAAAATGCAACGGATGCTTTATCTTGGGCCAATTAA
- a CDS encoding adenylyltransferase/cytidyltransferase family protein: MVRGITFGKFDLLYCGYVEMLKEAKKKCDYLIVGLQSNSNSSLEIPMMQSTLLSLEERYADLSDCEFVDEIITYTTEEELESILRSANVDIRIIGEEYRHLNFTGRLYCEKRGIEIYYNPRVNKLPFIYTTKISTDINNQESDKLHNALSFFRKSFFRNTSRSKTVEQIFNVIRI; the protein is encoded by the coding sequence ATGGTTAGAGGAATAACCTTTGGTAAATTCGATTTATTATATTGTGGTTATGTTGAAATGTTAAAAGAAGCAAAAAAGAAGTGCGATTATTTAATTGTAGGTCTTCAGTCTAATTCCAATTCATCGCTTGAAATTCCTATGATGCAAAGTACATTACTGTCGCTCGAAGAAAGGTATGCGGATTTAAGTGATTGTGAGTTTGTTGATGAAATAATTACATACACGACCGAAGAAGAACTAGAAAGTATATTGCGTTCCGCTAATGTTGATATTAGAATTATAGGAGAGGAGTATCGTCATTTAAATTTTACAGGAAGATTATATTGTGAAAAAAGGGGTATTGAAATTTATTACAATCCTCGGGTGAATAAATTACCGTTTATTTACACTACTAAAATTAGTACTGACATCAATAACCAAGAATCGGACAAATTGCATAATGCCTTGTCTTTTTTTAGGAAATCATTTTTTAGAAATACCTCTCGTTCAAAAACAGTTGAACAAATTTTTAATGTAATAAGGATATAA
- a CDS encoding response regulator, translated as MKIKNVLLIEDSEIDIVVIKETLLRQKNHFEIKVIRNDSDADLYNPLSIIDGLREKPDLVIVNEELIYVDQIHSLLKTLYYYMDFVPIVLFTASKCKVMSDLDEKVSEVVVKPLEINEFVRSIQRISYSWLTTSNRHKLIDKN; from the coding sequence ATGAAAATCAAAAATGTTCTACTCATTGAAGACTCGGAAATTGATATTGTGGTTATAAAAGAAACTTTGCTTCGACAAAAGAATCATTTTGAAATTAAGGTTATCCGAAATGATTCAGATGCCGATTTATATAATCCGCTTTCGATTATTGACGGTCTCAGGGAAAAACCAGACCTCGTAATTGTTAATGAAGAACTGATATACGTTGATCAGATACATTCCTTATTGAAGACTTTATATTATTACATGGATTTTGTCCCAATAGTTTTGTTTACGGCTTCTAAATGCAAAGTTATGTCAGATTTAGATGAAAAGGTTAGTGAAGTTGTAGTAAAACCATTGGAGATAAATGAGTTTGTGAGATCAATTCAAAGAATTAGCTATTCTTGGCTAACTACAAGTAATCGCCATAAATTAATTGACAAGAATTAA
- a CDS encoding UpxY family transcription antiterminator, with protein MNWYALYTKPRQEKKVASQLEKQGINVYCPMTTEMRQWSDRKKKVEAPLLPNYVFVEVEEKERSKVYVAPGVVRYVFWLGKPAKISLEEINILKESISGKSPEQVRVEGLKKGDNTIVKNGPFKGQSGVVKQVERNRVQLLLKDLGFIVTITA; from the coding sequence ATGAATTGGTACGCCTTATATACAAAGCCGAGACAAGAAAAAAAAGTGGCCTCTCAACTTGAAAAACAGGGAATAAATGTTTATTGCCCGATGACGACCGAAATGAGGCAATGGTCTGATAGGAAGAAAAAAGTAGAAGCTCCCCTACTCCCCAACTATGTTTTTGTTGAAGTGGAAGAAAAGGAAAGATCAAAGGTTTATGTGGCCCCAGGAGTAGTACGATATGTATTTTGGTTGGGAAAGCCGGCAAAGATAAGTTTAGAAGAGATAAACATTCTGAAAGAGTCTATTTCAGGGAAAAGCCCTGAACAAGTAAGAGTAGAAGGACTAAAAAAAGGAGATAATACTATTGTGAAAAATGGTCCATTTAAGGGGCAAAGTGGCGTTGTTAAGCAAGTAGAGAGAAACAGGGTTCAGTTATTGTTGAAAGATCTGGGCTTTATTGTTACCATTACCGCTTAG
- a CDS encoding glycosyltransferase family 4 protein produces the protein MELGYYFLSILVSALVTYICAPFIRKIGLVKQITCFVSTRSSHAGRVTPLGGVAIFLGISMTLFCFAPSDGLHSLFYVLGGMIIIFFIGLTDDLVSLRPMYKVIGQIAAAFLLVVFSKAEFLGLHGLVGVDLFPPIVSGLFTLFVFVLFINAFNLIDGVDGLASTQAIICSVWYGIIFYATGNASMLLLSCAIIGALLSFLVFNFSKKRKMFMGDTGSMLIGLLLVFQGVIISNVGYLENNILQTDNTLVLACAPLLLPLIDTTRVFIIRLYMGKSPFYPDKNHIHHQFSLLGFAHWKISAILGVVSIFAITIAMVSRDLNINESFVLSVFMTIALIISVILFAKINIPSNGSTFLGKGRNAYFKNL, from the coding sequence ATGGAGCTTGGATATTACTTTTTATCTATATTGGTGTCAGCATTGGTTACCTATATATGTGCACCATTTATTAGAAAAATAGGGCTTGTAAAGCAGATTACATGTTTTGTAAGTACCCGTAGCTCCCATGCAGGTAGAGTTACACCACTTGGAGGGGTTGCAATTTTTTTGGGCATCTCAATGACCTTATTCTGTTTTGCTCCAAGTGATGGGCTACATTCCCTTTTTTATGTACTTGGTGGCATGATTATTATATTTTTTATAGGGCTAACAGATGATCTGGTATCCCTTCGTCCCATGTATAAGGTAATAGGTCAAATAGCGGCAGCTTTCTTACTTGTGGTATTTTCCAAAGCTGAGTTTCTAGGATTGCATGGATTGGTGGGTGTAGATCTTTTTCCTCCAATCGTTTCTGGCCTGTTCACCTTATTTGTTTTTGTATTGTTTATAAATGCTTTCAATCTAATAGATGGTGTTGATGGACTTGCCAGTACTCAGGCCATAATTTGCTCTGTTTGGTACGGAATCATTTTCTATGCAACAGGTAATGCATCCATGTTGTTATTGTCCTGTGCTATTATTGGGGCCTTACTGTCTTTTTTGGTATTCAATTTTTCAAAGAAAAGAAAGATGTTTATGGGGGATACTGGATCCATGTTAATTGGTTTACTTCTCGTATTTCAAGGGGTCATTATCTCTAATGTGGGATATTTGGAAAATAATATACTTCAAACGGACAATACTCTTGTGTTGGCCTGTGCCCCTTTGCTTCTTCCACTAATCGATACGACCAGGGTGTTTATTATAAGGTTATATATGGGGAAAAGCCCCTTTTATCCAGATAAAAATCATATACATCATCAATTTTCACTTTTAGGTTTTGCGCATTGGAAGATAAGTGCCATACTTGGTGTAGTGAGTATTTTTGCTATTACAATAGCCATGGTGTCAAGAGACTTGAATATCAATGAGAGTTTTGTACTCTCTGTTTTTATGACGATTGCTTTAATTATTTCAGTAATTCTTTTTGCAAAAATAAATATTCCAAGTAACGGTAGCACCTTCCTTGGAAAAGGAAGAAATGCCTACTTCAAAAATTTATAA
- a CDS encoding mannose-1-phosphate guanylyltransferase yields MNQLNKIYNAILSGGSGTRLWPLSRESRPKQFLPLFHGKSLFQETVIRNANLVDDFMIITNEKQYEAAYQQAAELNQPLSKKIIEPIGRNTAPAITLACLSVNAEDILFVTPSDQMIGDSDIYRKNLDRAIQLAKDGYLVTFGIQPTKPETGFGYIEHQEENVVRFTEKPAYKTAMEFLEQGNFLWNSGMFCFKAGIFLEEIKKHHPAIYEASVEAFKKSTEGLVALDAMEAIPSESVDYAVFEKSDRIKVVPSSFYWTDLGSFDAMLDYHEKQPICCLKTINGEDNHNTHALATKAVYGIGIEDILVIDTKDALFLMKKGQSDKVKAIYNQAKSSEPALLH; encoded by the coding sequence ATGAATCAATTGAATAAAATTTATAATGCAATCCTTAGTGGAGGATCCGGCACCAGATTATGGCCCTTGTCTCGAGAGAGCAGACCCAAACAGTTTTTACCATTGTTTCATGGAAAATCGCTCTTTCAAGAAACGGTAATCCGAAATGCTAATTTGGTGGACGATTTTATGATCATTACCAATGAAAAGCAATACGAAGCAGCCTATCAACAGGCTGCAGAGCTAAACCAACCCCTATCGAAAAAGATTATAGAACCTATAGGCCGTAACACAGCTCCGGCCATTACCCTAGCTTGTTTAAGTGTGAATGCTGAGGATATTTTGTTTGTAACGCCTTCGGACCAAATGATTGGAGACAGTGATATTTATAGAAAAAACCTAGATCGCGCTATTCAATTAGCCAAAGACGGCTATTTGGTCACCTTTGGTATTCAACCTACTAAACCCGAAACAGGTTTTGGATACATTGAACACCAAGAAGAGAATGTGGTAAGATTTACCGAAAAACCCGCCTATAAAACCGCGATGGAATTTTTAGAGCAAGGTAATTTTTTATGGAACAGTGGCATGTTCTGTTTTAAAGCTGGCATATTTTTAGAAGAAATAAAAAAACACCACCCGGCTATCTATGAAGCGAGTGTTGAAGCTTTTAAAAAAAGTACAGAAGGACTAGTTGCTTTAGATGCCATGGAAGCTATCCCTAGTGAGAGTGTGGACTATGCCGTTTTTGAAAAAAGTGATCGTATAAAGGTTGTTCCTTCCTCTTTTTATTGGACAGACCTAGGCTCTTTTGACGCCATGCTCGATTATCATGAAAAACAACCTATATGCTGCTTAAAAACCATTAATGGTGAAGACAATCACAACACCCACGCCCTTGCTACCAAAGCGGTATATGGTATAGGAATAGAAGATATATTGGTTATAGATACCAAAGATGCTCTTTTCTTGATGAAAAAAGGACAATCAGATAAAGTAAAAGCAATATACAACCAGGCTAAGTCATCAGAGCCAGCATTACTACATTAA
- the gmd gene encoding GDP-mannose 4,6-dehydratase, whose translation MSQKVAFITGVTGQDGAYLSEFLLKKGYEVHGLKRRSSMFNTDRVDHLYQDPHIEDRNFILHYGDMTDSTNLIRLIQEIQPDEIYNLAAMSHVHVSFEVPEYTGNADGLGTLRILDAVRLLGLEKKTRIYQASTSELYGKVQEVPQSETTPFYPRSPYAVAKMYAFWITVNYREAYGMYACNGILFNHESPIRGETFVTRKITRATARIALGLQDKFYLGNLDAQRDWGHAKDYVRMMWMILQAKEAEDWVIATGKTTTVREFVRMAFAHVGIELEFRGRGVGERAYVAACINPDYQLPIGKEVLAVDSRYFRPTEVDLLIGDPTKAQTKLGWECRYELKDLVEEMMESDVELMRKETHLKEGGYQIMNYYE comes from the coding sequence ATGAGTCAGAAAGTAGCATTTATTACAGGGGTTACCGGACAGGACGGCGCTTATTTAAGTGAGTTCCTTTTAAAGAAAGGTTATGAAGTACATGGATTAAAACGTCGTTCTTCCATGTTCAACACGGATAGGGTAGATCATTTATACCAAGATCCCCATATTGAAGATCGCAATTTTATATTGCACTATGGGGATATGACCGATAGTACCAACCTTATTCGTTTGATTCAAGAAATTCAGCCAGATGAGATATACAACCTGGCTGCTATGAGTCACGTTCATGTATCCTTCGAGGTGCCAGAATATACAGGAAATGCAGATGGCTTAGGTACTCTAAGAATTTTAGATGCGGTACGTTTATTAGGATTAGAGAAGAAAACTCGTATTTATCAAGCTTCTACTTCAGAATTATATGGTAAGGTACAGGAAGTACCACAATCAGAAACTACGCCATTCTATCCTCGTAGTCCTTATGCCGTTGCCAAGATGTATGCGTTTTGGATTACCGTTAACTACCGGGAAGCTTATGGCATGTATGCTTGTAATGGTATTTTATTCAACCATGAATCTCCTATACGTGGAGAAACTTTTGTTACCCGTAAGATTACCAGGGCCACAGCGCGTATTGCCTTAGGTTTACAGGATAAGTTTTATTTGGGTAACTTGGATGCTCAACGCGACTGGGGGCATGCAAAAGATTATGTCCGAATGATGTGGATGATCCTACAAGCCAAAGAGGCTGAGGATTGGGTAATAGCAACTGGGAAAACTACCACAGTTCGTGAATTTGTACGTATGGCTTTTGCTCATGTAGGTATTGAATTGGAATTTAGGGGAAGAGGTGTAGGCGAGAGGGCATATGTTGCAGCTTGCATCAATCCTGATTATCAATTGCCCATTGGGAAAGAAGTATTAGCTGTAGATTCGCGTTATTTCCGTCCTACGGAGGTAGACCTTTTAATAGGAGATCCCACCAAGGCCCAAACTAAATTAGGTTGGGAGTGTAGGTATGAGCTTAAGGATTTAGTAGAAGAAATGATGGAAAGCGATGTGGAACTTATGCGCAAGGAAACTCATTTAAAAGAAGGTGGGTATCAGATTATGAATTATTACGAATAA
- a CDS encoding GDP-L-fucose synthase family protein: protein MNKHSKIYIAGHKGMVGSAVWRALTAAGYNNLIGKSSKELDLRNQQAVNAFFETEKPEAVIDAAARVGGILANNDFPYQFLMENLQIQNNLIDAAHKNEVNKFIFLGSSCIYPKLAPQPLKEEYLLTDTLEPTNEWYAIAKIAGVKACEAIRKQYNKDFVSLMPTNLYGPFDNFDLKTSHVLPALIRKFHEAKENNNAPVTLWGSGSPMREFLHVDDMARAVLFAVENILPDHLHNVGTGTDLTIKSLAEQIQQTVGHKGEIFWDSTKPDGTPRKLMNVDKLKAAGWEAQISLEKGITDTYNWFVKNQNDFKEVKL from the coding sequence ATGAATAAACATTCAAAGATATACATAGCTGGTCATAAAGGTATGGTAGGTTCAGCTGTATGGAGAGCCCTAACGGCTGCTGGCTACAACAACCTAATTGGAAAAAGCAGCAAGGAACTGGACTTACGCAACCAACAAGCCGTGAATGCTTTTTTTGAAACCGAAAAACCAGAAGCCGTGATTGATGCCGCGGCGCGAGTGGGAGGTATTTTGGCCAATAACGATTTTCCCTATCAGTTTTTGATGGAGAACCTGCAAATACAGAACAACCTTATTGATGCGGCCCACAAGAATGAGGTAAACAAATTTATCTTTTTAGGGAGTTCTTGCATTTACCCAAAATTGGCACCGCAACCGCTTAAGGAAGAGTATTTGCTTACAGATACACTAGAGCCTACTAATGAGTGGTATGCCATAGCTAAAATTGCTGGTGTTAAAGCTTGTGAAGCTATTAGAAAACAGTATAATAAGGACTTTGTAAGTTTAATGCCTACCAATTTATATGGCCCGTTCGACAATTTTGACTTAAAAACTTCCCATGTATTGCCGGCCTTAATCCGTAAGTTTCACGAGGCTAAAGAAAACAATAACGCCCCAGTAACCCTATGGGGAAGTGGCAGCCCCATGCGGGAGTTTCTGCATGTAGACGACATGGCACGAGCGGTTTTGTTTGCCGTAGAAAATATATTACCAGATCATTTGCACAATGTAGGCACTGGCACGGATTTAACTATAAAATCCCTGGCAGAACAAATCCAACAGACCGTTGGCCATAAAGGAGAAATTTTTTGGGATAGTACAAAACCCGATGGTACACCACGCAAATTAATGAATGTAGACAAGCTTAAAGCTGCCGGTTGGGAAGCACAGATAAGTTTGGAGAAAGGTATAACTGATACATATAACTGGTTTGTAAAAAATCAAAATGATTTTAAAGAGGTAAAGTTATAA
- a CDS encoding lipopolysaccharide biosynthesis protein, producing the protein MKFSLSNIAANLGITSGRTKNIVKHIGWSLFYKIGSIIANFLLVPLTINYLDTENYGIWLTLSSFISWFSFFDIGLGNGLRNKFAEAKTLGNYKDAQAFVSTAYFTIGTISMFLFLVLILINPLINWAALFNTQEILQDELSLLLPIIFGFFALQLVVKLITSIYQADQNHSIQGKIQFFGQVLLLLVIFLLTKTDQSSLLIFGSIFSALPVLILIGLNFFAFNTTFKAFKPKFSLWKQEYLKEITGLGFKFFVVQIAVMVLFSTDNFIISRLFGPEEVVPYNVAFKYFSIVTMAYTIIITPYWSSFTEAYAKKDFEWIKKSVSNIQKIWLSIPVGLVGMIFLADWFYEFWVGDKVKVSMQLSLAMAFFVVLLTFNMIYVNFINGVGKIKLQLITSLISMSINIPLSIYLGKYLGWGSTGVILATCFSLGYSLILRPIQYYKLINNTAKGIWNK; encoded by the coding sequence ATGAAATTTTCTCTTTCTAATATTGCTGCAAACCTAGGTATCACAAGTGGCCGTACTAAAAATATTGTAAAACATATAGGATGGTCCTTATTCTATAAAATTGGTAGCATCATAGCTAATTTTCTTTTAGTCCCGCTTACGATAAATTATCTGGACACTGAAAATTATGGAATTTGGTTAACTTTAAGCTCTTTTATAAGTTGGTTTTCATTTTTTGATATTGGTTTAGGGAATGGACTTAGAAATAAGTTTGCTGAGGCCAAAACGCTTGGGAATTACAAAGATGCCCAGGCATTTGTGAGTACCGCATATTTTACTATAGGAACAATTAGCATGTTTCTGTTTTTAGTTTTAATTTTAATTAACCCACTAATAAATTGGGCTGCCTTATTCAATACTCAAGAAATCTTACAAGATGAACTTTCTTTACTATTGCCTATAATATTCGGATTTTTTGCATTGCAATTAGTGGTTAAATTAATCACAAGTATTTACCAGGCTGATCAAAATCATTCTATACAGGGGAAAATTCAGTTTTTCGGTCAGGTATTGTTATTACTAGTTATTTTTCTTTTGACTAAAACAGATCAAAGTTCATTACTTATTTTTGGAAGTATTTTTTCAGCCTTACCTGTTTTAATTTTAATTGGGCTTAATTTTTTTGCTTTTAACACAACTTTCAAAGCTTTTAAACCTAAATTTTCTCTATGGAAACAAGAATATTTGAAGGAAATTACAGGATTAGGTTTTAAATTTTTTGTGGTACAAATTGCTGTAATGGTACTATTTTCTACTGACAACTTTATTATTAGTAGGCTTTTTGGACCTGAGGAAGTTGTACCTTATAACGTTGCTTTTAAATATTTTTCAATAGTTACAATGGCTTATACCATAATTATAACCCCTTATTGGTCATCTTTTACTGAAGCTTATGCCAAAAAAGATTTTGAATGGATAAAAAAATCTGTATCCAATATTCAAAAAATATGGTTATCAATTCCAGTTGGGCTTGTTGGCATGATTTTTCTAGCCGATTGGTTTTATGAGTTTTGGGTCGGTGATAAAGTAAAGGTGTCTATGCAATTATCTTTGGCAATGGCTTTCTTTGTGGTATTATTGACATTTAATATGATTTATGTAAATTTTATTAATGGGGTTGGTAAAATAAAACTTCAATTAATAACTTCCCTTATTTCCATGTCTATTAATATTCCGTTGAGTATTTATTTGGGGAAGTATCTAGGTTGGGGTTCTACAGGGGTAATTTTGGCTACTTGCTTTAGTTTAGGATACTCTTTAATTCTAAGACCTATTCAATATTATAAATTAATTAATAACACCGCCAAGGGTATTTGGAATAAATAA
- a CDS encoding polysaccharide pyruvyl transferase family protein — MRNFNFLKTYYKGYLKAHLRNPIITDNRPYKDIGILNPAIGTSNLGDLIIYDSVYYNLREIYDEGLVTNFPTQLYNSFDAMNMMSQKDLLFISGTNLLSSNLETQHQWKIHKGHKKFLNNKVVLFGCGWWQYQNEINRYTKNIYEAVLNKEVLHSARDQYTVDKLKNIGINNIVNTTCPTLWSITPEKCKLIPKSKGEEVVTTLTFYHKNAKQDKRMLEILSQNYKKVHLWIQGMNDVYYYNEISSGFNNIELLPPTMEAYNKILLKKNIDYIGTRLHAGVRALQNNVRTLILAVDNRALEIGKDVNLNVIKREDVEDTLNFINNEYVTIIKLPLENIEIWKKSLYSNK; from the coding sequence ATGAGAAATTTTAATTTTTTAAAGACATATTACAAGGGCTATTTAAAAGCTCATTTAAGAAATCCTATTATTACCGATAACAGACCTTACAAAGATATAGGAATTCTAAATCCAGCCATTGGAACTTCAAATTTGGGAGATTTAATTATTTACGATAGTGTTTATTATAATTTAAGAGAGATATATGATGAGGGTTTAGTAACAAATTTCCCTACCCAATTGTACAATTCTTTTGATGCGATGAATATGATGAGTCAAAAGGATTTATTATTTATTTCCGGAACCAATCTCTTGTCCTCTAACCTCGAAACCCAACATCAGTGGAAAATTCACAAGGGGCATAAAAAGTTTCTAAATAATAAGGTTGTTCTTTTTGGATGTGGATGGTGGCAATATCAGAATGAAATAAATAGGTACACAAAAAACATTTATGAAGCCGTATTAAACAAAGAAGTATTGCACTCGGCAAGAGATCAATATACGGTTGATAAACTTAAAAATATAGGGATAAATAATATTGTTAACACTACTTGTCCTACATTATGGAGTATTACCCCTGAAAAATGTAAACTTATTCCAAAATCTAAAGGAGAGGAAGTAGTTACCACTTTAACATTTTATCATAAAAATGCTAAACAAGATAAAAGAATGTTAGAAATTTTATCCCAAAACTATAAGAAAGTGCACTTATGGATACAAGGAATGAATGACGTATATTATTATAATGAGATTAGTTCAGGATTTAATAATATTGAATTATTACCCCCAACAATGGAGGCTTATAATAAAATCTTACTGAAAAAAAATATAGATTATATTGGCACACGTTTACATGCTGGCGTTCGTGCTCTTCAAAATAATGTACGCACACTAATTCTAGCAGTTGATAATCGAGCGCTCGAGATTGGAAAGGATGTAAATCTGAATGTAATAAAGAGAGAAGACGTAGAGGATACATTAAATTTCATAAACAATGAATACGTAACAATAATAAAATTACCTCTTGAAAATATCGAAATTTGGAAAAAATCGCTTTATTCTAATAAATAA